A genomic segment from Aegilops tauschii subsp. strangulata cultivar AL8/78 chromosome 1, Aet v6.0, whole genome shotgun sequence encodes:
- the LOC109778345 gene encoding zinc transporter 6 — MSGRGCLPAGELAALSRVCRDGAAAARLKTGSLLAILIASAVGVCLPVALTRAFRGRGGYARGLLLVKCYAAGVILSTSLVHVLPDAYAALADCAVASRRPWRDFPFAGLLCLVGALLALLVDLSASSHLEAHGHQQPQQEEGQPYAPIPTTKKAPAFELTGEMSPRKRAFLDESDRDDPAPHADKNGGEPDRDDVALFGPKKGARLPRSDEPVVPIVGCHGAGHEVVEVGEGEEEEARKKQKMVSKVLEIGIVFHSVIIGVTLGMSQDVCAIRPLVVALSFHQVFEGMGLGGCIAQAGFGMATVGYMCIMFSVTTPLGILLGMAVFHMTGYDDSSPNALIIEGLLGSLSAGILVYMALVDLISLDFFHNKMMSSSLKLKKASYIALVLGSASMSILALWA; from the exons ATGTCTGGCAGGGGGTGCCTCCCGGCGGGCGAGCTCGCCGCTCTGTCCAGGGTGTGCCGCGacggggccgcggcggcgcggctcaaGACGGGCTCCCTGCTCGCCATCCTCATCGCCAGCGCCGTCGGCGTCTGCCTCCCCGTCGCGCTCACCAGGGCCTTCCGCGGCCGGGGCGGGTACGCGCGGGGCCTGCTCCTCGTCAAGTGCTACGCGGCCGGGGTCATCCTCTCCACCTCCCTCGTCCACGTCCTCCCGGACGCCTACGCGGCGCTCGCCGACTGCGCCGTCGCGTCGCGCAGGCCCTGGAGGGACTTCCCCTTCGCGGGGCTCCTCTGCCTCGTCGGCGCGCTGCTCGCGCTCCTCGTCGACCTCTCCGCCTCGTCGCACCTCGAAGCCCACGGCCACCAGCAGCCGCAGCAGGAGGAGGGCCAGCCCTACGCCCCAATCCCCACCACCAAGAAGGCCCCCGCCTTCGAGCTCACCGGCGAAATGAGCCCCAGGAAACGCGCTTTCCTGGACGAGAGTGACCGCGACGACCCGGCGCCGCACGCCGACAAGAATGGCGGCGAGCCGGACCGGGACGACGTGGCGCTATTCGGTCCCAAGAAAGGCGCCCGGCTGCCCCGCAGCGATGAGCCCGTGGTCCCTATTGTCGGGTGCCATGGCGCTGGGCATGAGGTGGTGGAGGtcggggagggggaggaggaggaggcaaggAAGAAGCAGAAGATGGTGTCCAAGGTGCTGGAGATTGGCATAGTGTTCCACTCGGTCATCATCGGGGTCACCCTGGGGATGTCGCAGGACGTCTGCGCCATCCGCCCGCTCGTCGTCGCGCTCTCCTTCCACCAGGTCTTCGAGGGGATGGGCCTCGGCGGCTGCATCGCACAG GCTGGTTTCGGGATGGCAACAGTGGGTTACATGTGCATAATGTTCTCAGTGACAACACCTCTGGGAATACTTCTTGGGATGGCAGTCTTCCATATGACTGGCTATGACGATAGCAGTCCAAACGCCCTAATAATTGAAGGCCTTCTTGGTTCACTCTCTGCCGGAATCCTTGTCTACATGGCGCTTGTCGACCTCATTTCTCTTGATTTCTTCCACAACAAGATGATGTCATCATCTCTGAAACTGAAGAAGGCCTCTTATATTGCATTGGTGCTTGGATCTGCTTCTATGTCGATATTAGCTCTCTGGGCATAG